The following proteins come from a genomic window of Corynebacterium hansenii:
- a CDS encoding very short patch repair endonuclease, with product MKRSGPKPLSDRVSQNLSRVKRRDTKPEIALRRELHRRGLRFRVDYGRVPGHPDVAFTKAKIAVFVDGCFWHGCDIHGSMPKNNSEWWRAKIDRNRARDAEVSQELRNLGWIVLRYWTHDDVDEMADEIEDTWRDLVGLEPLARV from the coding sequence ATGAAGCGGTCGGGTCCCAAACCCCTGAGTGATCGGGTTTCGCAGAACTTGAGTCGCGTCAAGCGGCGCGACACCAAACCGGAGATTGCTTTGCGGCGGGAGCTTCATCGCCGTGGCTTGCGGTTTCGGGTGGATTATGGACGGGTACCCGGTCATCCCGACGTTGCGTTCACCAAGGCGAAGATCGCCGTTTTCGTCGATGGATGCTTTTGGCACGGCTGCGACATCCATGGATCGATGCCGAAGAACAACTCCGAGTGGTGGCGAGCCAAGATCGACCGCAACCGAGCACGTGATGCCGAGGTATCCCAAGAGCTTCGAAACCTCGGATGGATCGTTCTCAGGTATTGGACGCATGACGACGTCGACGAAATGGCCGATGAAATCGAGGACACCTGGAGAGACCTCGTCGGTTTGGAGCCCCTGGCACGGGTTTGA
- a CDS encoding dipeptidase, with protein sequence MNARRGQRQDRGGRGLKIGGALLAVLVVGVAVVLAVAPGVVEKQRNPVADVDLKQPTPEALDLHGRLTIADMHSDALLWKRSILERADRGHVDLPRLREGNVALQVFASVTKSPRGQNLDGNTDETDNITPLSVVQMQPPRTWNSPFERSMYHAEKLDRAVEGSEGRLRWIRTKGDLRALLADREAGGDAVGALYSLEGLHNLEGDGANLRRLFDAGARMAGFTHFFDNEVAGSMHGVERGGLTDLGREMFAQMQEMGMVVDLAHASPAAMEEMISLADGPVVYSHGGVRATCDVNRNLSDEQIRGIAGTGGVIGVGYWEDAVCGLGTGPVVDAIDHVVKVAGIDAAALGSDFDGSVEVPWDASQLAVITQELMDRGYSEEDIAQIMGGNTLRVLGEVLPE encoded by the coding sequence ATGAATGCGCGACGAGGGCAGCGACAGGACCGGGGCGGCCGCGGGCTGAAGATCGGGGGCGCGCTGCTGGCGGTGCTGGTCGTCGGGGTGGCGGTGGTGCTCGCGGTGGCTCCCGGCGTCGTCGAAAAGCAGCGCAATCCCGTCGCCGACGTGGACCTGAAGCAGCCGACGCCGGAGGCCCTGGACCTGCACGGGCGGTTGACCATCGCCGACATGCATTCGGATGCGCTGTTGTGGAAGCGGTCGATTCTGGAGCGCGCCGACCGCGGGCACGTGGATCTGCCGCGGCTGCGGGAGGGCAATGTGGCGCTGCAGGTGTTCGCGTCGGTGACCAAGTCGCCGCGGGGGCAGAATCTGGACGGCAACACGGATGAGACGGACAACATCACTCCCCTGTCGGTGGTGCAGATGCAGCCGCCGCGGACGTGGAATTCGCCGTTCGAGCGGTCGATGTACCACGCGGAGAAGCTCGACCGGGCCGTCGAGGGGTCGGAGGGGCGGCTGCGGTGGATCCGGACGAAGGGTGATCTGCGGGCGTTGCTGGCGGATCGGGAGGCCGGCGGCGATGCGGTCGGCGCGCTGTATTCGCTGGAGGGGCTGCACAACTTGGAGGGCGATGGCGCGAATCTGCGGCGGCTGTTCGACGCAGGGGCGCGGATGGCGGGGTTCACGCATTTCTTCGACAACGAGGTCGCCGGGTCCATGCACGGCGTCGAGCGCGGGGGCCTGACGGATCTGGGACGCGAGATGTTCGCGCAGATGCAGGAGATGGGCATGGTGGTGGACTTGGCGCATGCGAGTCCTGCGGCGATGGAGGAGATGATTTCGCTTGCCGACGGGCCGGTCGTCTATTCGCATGGCGGCGTGCGCGCCACCTGCGACGTGAACCGGAATCTGAGCGATGAGCAGATCCGCGGCATCGCCGGCACCGGTGGCGTGATCGGCGTCGGCTACTGGGAGGACGCCGTGTGCGGCCTGGGGACGGGGCCGGTGGTCGATGCGATCGACCACGTGGTGAAGGTCGCCGGCATCGACGCCGCGGCGCTGGGGTCGGACTTCGACGGGTCGGTGGAGGTGCCGTGGGATGCGTCGCAGCTGGCGGTGATCACCCAGGAGCTGATGGACCGCGGGTACTCGGAAGAGGACATCGCGCAGATCATGGGCGGCAACACCCTCCGCGTGCTCGGCGAGGTGCTGCCGGAGTAG
- a CDS encoding DNA cytosine methyltransferase has translation MTSTPLRTLDLFAGAGGITEGFRQASDRFRCVRAVEWDVDAANTFDANHGDGDRITFAGDIETWTEHETVPEVDVVVGGPPCQGFSQLGKQAADDERNRLWRRYAEAVRDSGATYFVMENVPQFMKSLEAPLFMKEFDPGGILADYTHDQLILNANDYGAAQNRKRFIALGWKKGATAPAWPDDLPEEKKLVLRDVLAGVPASVTSTHLRSERPVQTHELHFTRDYREISLKRFRDIPPGGNRFDIREEYLAPCWRNHKSGSADVMGRLRWDRPSVTIRTEFFKPEKGRYIHPTEHRAITHFEAALIQGFREDYLWFGSKTSIGKQIGNAVPIPLAKAIADSLLDAFEGIGRIEATPTLPGMV, from the coding sequence ATGACCTCGACTCCCCTCCGCACCCTGGACCTGTTCGCCGGTGCGGGAGGAATCACCGAAGGGTTCCGGCAGGCCAGCGATCGATTTCGATGCGTGCGCGCAGTCGAATGGGACGTCGACGCCGCGAACACCTTCGACGCGAACCACGGCGACGGAGATCGAATCACTTTCGCCGGCGACATCGAGACGTGGACGGAACACGAAACCGTCCCCGAAGTCGATGTCGTCGTCGGCGGGCCTCCGTGTCAGGGCTTTTCGCAGCTGGGGAAGCAAGCCGCCGATGACGAACGAAACCGGCTCTGGCGTCGTTACGCGGAAGCCGTGCGCGACTCCGGCGCGACGTACTTCGTCATGGAGAATGTTCCGCAGTTCATGAAGTCGTTGGAAGCGCCCCTGTTCATGAAGGAGTTCGATCCGGGCGGAATTCTCGCAGATTACACTCATGACCAGTTGATATTGAACGCGAATGACTACGGTGCGGCACAGAATCGCAAACGGTTCATCGCTCTTGGATGGAAGAAGGGCGCCACGGCACCTGCTTGGCCCGATGACTTGCCCGAAGAGAAGAAGCTCGTACTCCGCGACGTCCTGGCGGGCGTGCCCGCTTCCGTGACGAGCACCCATCTCCGCAGCGAACGTCCCGTGCAGACCCACGAGCTTCATTTCACCCGCGACTACCGCGAGATCTCTTTGAAGCGATTTCGGGACATTCCCCCGGGCGGCAACCGGTTCGACATCAGGGAGGAATACCTCGCCCCCTGCTGGCGCAATCACAAGTCCGGATCCGCCGACGTCATGGGCCGGCTCCGGTGGGATCGCCCTTCCGTGACGATTCGCACCGAGTTCTTCAAGCCGGAGAAGGGCCGTTACATTCATCCGACCGAGCATCGTGCGATCACGCACTTCGAGGCCGCGCTGATTCAGGGTTTCCGGGAAGACTATCTCTGGTTCGGCTCGAAGACCTCGATCGGAAAGCAGATAGGAAACGCGGTTCCGATTCCTTTGGCGAAAGCGATCGCCGATTCGTTGCTCGATGCCTTCGAAGGTATCGGGAGGATCGAGGCCACGCCGACTCTGCCGGGAATGGTCTGA
- a CDS encoding PD-(D/E)XK motif protein — protein sequence MSEPKFSDLWAQLERPTTGEFTMGYALGTKIRLALDQDGFHHVLIPAGDYCGSVFHDGDSLRVRIRDVGVARHRYERHLDVYCVNPSLTRTFDRLAAALIDVAAASADPVKASLECLGEWKHLFLDRRRRSLTPQQRIGIFAELGVLKDFLEAGQIIETTCWTGPSKAPHDFEFDTMSLEVKAYGSGSDQVTFHGPLQLDNLGNKPLFLCLRQVEEDDGGNSLLELAEEIEDLVEDKQKFRTTLNKIGVLEDDESLAQFKYAVVRESLFEVTDETPRIVASSFADGEFPAGIERLRYSIEPEDLVTGDAYSNVRSWLAEVDE from the coding sequence ATGAGCGAACCCAAGTTTTCCGACCTTTGGGCGCAACTGGAACGCCCCACGACGGGTGAATTCACCATGGGCTACGCCCTTGGCACCAAAATCCGGCTGGCGCTCGATCAGGACGGATTCCATCATGTGTTGATCCCGGCCGGCGATTACTGTGGTTCGGTGTTCCACGACGGCGATTCGCTCCGCGTCAGGATCCGCGACGTGGGAGTCGCACGCCATCGTTACGAGCGCCATCTCGACGTCTACTGCGTCAATCCGTCTCTCACCCGGACGTTCGACCGGCTCGCGGCCGCGCTCATCGATGTCGCCGCCGCAAGCGCCGATCCCGTCAAGGCTTCGCTCGAGTGTCTCGGCGAGTGGAAGCACCTCTTCCTGGATCGCCGACGTCGTTCGCTTACGCCGCAACAACGCATCGGGATATTCGCGGAACTCGGCGTGCTGAAGGATTTTCTCGAAGCAGGGCAGATCATCGAGACCACCTGCTGGACCGGGCCGTCCAAGGCCCCCCATGATTTCGAGTTCGACACCATGTCCCTGGAAGTCAAGGCATATGGTTCGGGTTCCGACCAGGTGACCTTCCACGGTCCGCTCCAACTCGACAATCTCGGGAACAAGCCCCTCTTTCTTTGCCTTCGGCAGGTCGAAGAGGACGACGGAGGAAACAGTCTGCTGGAGCTCGCCGAAGAAATCGAGGATCTGGTCGAGGACAAGCAGAAGTTCCGCACCACCCTGAACAAGATCGGCGTGCTCGAGGACGACGAGTCCCTCGCACAGTTCAAGTACGCGGTGGTCCGGGAATCTCTCTTCGAGGTCACCGACGAGACTCCCCGCATCGTCGCTTCGTCCTTCGCGGACGGCGAATTCCCCGCCGGCATCGAACGTCTCAGGTATTCGATCGAGCCGGAGGACTTGGTCACCGGCGACGCTTACTCGAACGTCCGGTCTTGGCTGGCGGAGGTCGACGAATGA
- a CDS encoding Z1 domain-containing protein, whose protein sequence is MQMLDAFRDVFDSYARTHGMEAARSKFEHMVPDPETVEELCKGFEFKLTEIIESQPAAIRPAGMEPWYPGPGADDICWPRLREYYLTEKKRPENQVDSVDEASNVVVAHTHRPDDSSFNCRGLVVGYIQSGKTTNFTAVAAKAADLGYHLVIVLSGIHNSLRKQTQNRLSSELTDLNSDKWLSLTTDESDFRKPTFNGEAALGEGNATGLMVIKKNPVVLRRLRDWLGTDVMREHLKSLRVLVIDDEADQASVGTATINPLIREILALMPRNTYIGYTATPFANVFIDPTESEDFYPRDFILNLPRPDRYFGPEMIFGRLDAENDSEESAGYDMVRLVDESELGALRPATKKDIPNFKPSVSGVLKKAVDWYFLATAARFARGQEEHSSMLVHTHIATDVHETFREPLETYRDDLLAKIEANDPETIDRLRLQWNEESSAVPAEDFQRASLGFDKVLEKLPEVVRRTRIVLDNYRSKDRLDYTGATEPQLVIAVGANTLSRGLTLEGLVSSVFVRTARAYDTLLQMGRWFGFRNGYEELPRIWMTEELRDQFRHLAQVEFEMRLDIDRYQEQDLTPTDVAVRILTHPSLAITAKMGAAKTTDITFTGHALTTRYFDVSDEELLRANLAAGAKLADAAVRDGKLLPESDNLGGSKVFDDVPADAILDFLSEYSIHDSQPNMDPRLLSQFIRDNVNVGDDYLEKWTVAFIAGDGSDVELGKLGAISSSRRSAEIPDPTKKRIHTLSNPTDFGLGLGKSRSELRVAGGGEKKIASDPRMLTLRGLDDEQCRKGILLVYPIDPVSEPKATGKTPKMRKYNIDAAGGIAPIGIGIGFPEPELNGEVDVKKRRLRTHMAVELPQYEDTAEEAAEEMQTIFDSDAEDD, encoded by the coding sequence ATGCAGATGTTGGACGCTTTTCGGGACGTTTTCGACTCCTACGCCCGAACGCACGGCATGGAGGCGGCTCGTTCGAAATTCGAGCACATGGTCCCGGACCCGGAGACCGTCGAAGAGCTGTGCAAGGGTTTCGAGTTCAAGCTCACCGAAATCATCGAGTCTCAGCCCGCCGCGATTCGCCCCGCCGGAATGGAACCCTGGTACCCCGGCCCCGGCGCAGACGACATTTGCTGGCCCCGCTTGCGCGAGTACTACCTGACGGAGAAGAAGCGCCCGGAGAACCAGGTCGACTCCGTCGATGAGGCTTCCAACGTCGTGGTCGCCCACACCCATCGTCCCGACGACAGTTCCTTCAATTGCCGGGGCCTCGTGGTGGGTTACATCCAGTCGGGCAAAACCACCAACTTCACGGCGGTGGCGGCGAAGGCGGCCGACCTCGGGTACCACCTCGTCATCGTGCTTTCGGGCATCCACAATTCACTTCGAAAGCAGACGCAGAATCGCCTGTCCTCCGAATTGACCGATCTCAATTCCGACAAGTGGCTCTCCCTCACCACCGATGAATCGGATTTCCGCAAACCCACCTTCAACGGCGAAGCGGCGCTGGGCGAAGGCAATGCCACCGGCCTGATGGTCATCAAGAAGAACCCGGTCGTTCTCCGACGACTCAGGGACTGGCTCGGCACCGACGTCATGCGCGAGCACCTGAAGAGCCTCCGGGTGCTGGTCATCGACGACGAGGCCGATCAGGCATCGGTCGGAACGGCCACGATCAACCCGCTCATCCGCGAGATCCTGGCGTTGATGCCGCGCAACACCTACATCGGGTACACGGCCACCCCCTTCGCCAACGTCTTCATCGACCCCACCGAATCCGAGGACTTCTATCCCCGGGACTTCATCCTGAACCTTCCCCGGCCCGATCGTTACTTCGGTCCGGAGATGATCTTCGGCCGGCTCGACGCCGAAAACGATTCCGAGGAGTCGGCGGGGTACGACATGGTCCGGCTCGTGGACGAGAGCGAACTCGGCGCGTTGCGCCCGGCGACCAAGAAGGACATCCCGAACTTCAAGCCGTCCGTCTCGGGCGTCCTGAAGAAGGCCGTCGATTGGTATTTCCTCGCGACCGCCGCACGATTCGCGCGCGGCCAGGAGGAGCACAGCTCGATGCTGGTCCACACGCACATCGCCACCGACGTGCACGAGACGTTCAGGGAACCGCTGGAAACGTACCGGGATGACCTGCTCGCGAAGATCGAGGCGAACGACCCGGAGACCATCGATCGCCTCCGACTGCAATGGAACGAGGAATCGTCGGCCGTGCCCGCCGAAGATTTCCAGAGGGCCAGCCTCGGCTTCGACAAGGTGCTCGAAAAGCTCCCCGAAGTCGTTCGACGCACGAGGATCGTGCTCGACAACTACCGAAGCAAGGACCGCCTCGACTACACGGGCGCGACCGAGCCCCAGTTGGTCATCGCCGTCGGCGCCAACACCCTTTCGCGCGGCCTCACGCTCGAGGGCCTCGTTTCGTCGGTGTTCGTCCGCACCGCCCGCGCGTACGACACCCTCCTCCAGATGGGTCGATGGTTCGGCTTCCGCAACGGGTACGAGGAACTCCCCCGAATCTGGATGACGGAGGAGCTGCGCGACCAGTTCCGGCACCTCGCCCAGGTCGAGTTCGAAATGCGCCTGGACATCGACCGGTACCAGGAACAGGACCTGACCCCGACGGACGTCGCCGTCCGCATTCTCACGCACCCCTCGCTGGCAATCACCGCCAAGATGGGAGCGGCCAAGACGACCGACATCACGTTCACGGGGCATGCGTTGACCACCCGCTACTTCGACGTGAGCGACGAAGAGCTCCTGCGGGCGAACCTCGCCGCCGGCGCGAAACTGGCCGATGCCGCCGTCCGGGACGGAAAGCTCCTGCCGGAAAGCGACAATCTCGGCGGATCCAAGGTGTTCGATGATGTGCCGGCCGACGCGATCCTCGATTTCCTCTCCGAGTATTCGATCCACGACTCGCAGCCCAACATGGACCCGCGTCTGCTGTCCCAGTTCATCCGCGACAACGTGAACGTCGGGGATGATTACCTGGAAAAGTGGACGGTCGCGTTCATCGCCGGTGACGGAAGCGACGTGGAGCTCGGGAAGCTCGGGGCGATTTCGTCGTCCCGTCGTTCGGCCGAGATCCCGGACCCCACGAAGAAGCGCATCCACACCCTGTCGAATCCCACGGACTTCGGCCTCGGACTGGGCAAGAGCCGTTCGGAACTCCGCGTGGCCGGCGGCGGAGAGAAGAAGATCGCCTCCGATCCGAGGATGCTGACGCTGCGGGGATTGGATGACGAACAATGCCGGAAGGGCATTCTCCTCGTTTATCCCATCGATCCCGTCTCGGAACCGAAGGCGACCGGAAAGACGCCGAAGATGCGCAAGTACAACATCGACGCGGCCGGCGGCATCGCGCCGATCGGCATCGGCATCGGTTTCCCCGAGCCCGAATTGAACGGCGAGGTGGACGTCAAGAAGCGCCGTCTTCGCACTCACATGGCGGTCGAGCTGCCGCAGTACGAGGACACGGCCGAAGAAGCCGCCGAAGAGATGCAGACCATTTTCGACTCCGATGCCGAGGACGACTGA
- a CDS encoding ADP-ribosylglycohydrolase family protein produces the protein MTSVDPALLRDRARGCLLGQFIGDSLGSLVEFETAEEIAERYPDGVRDLADGGTWNLIAGQPTDDSQMAMMLIRSLLRRGTFDADDVLRGYVHWYSTGPFDIGATCAQALGGAGLNEDSQANGALMRVSPLGVFGAREDVGVRVAADFAREDAALTHPNPVCVDANAVFVTGLVTAIRGGTPKEVVDAMEAATSEQSVAQAIAAGRTGDVSDFEEHMGWVLLALAIAVRQLLLFDDPADALVDAIGMGGDTDTNGAIAGALLGAVHGAEAWPERWVAGVLECEPAEGRTGVANPLGPEFWATDLLAQADELAGLA, from the coding sequence ATGACTTCCGTCGATCCCGCGCTTTTGCGCGACCGCGCCCGCGGGTGCCTGTTGGGCCAGTTCATCGGTGATTCGCTAGGCAGCCTCGTGGAGTTCGAGACCGCGGAGGAGATCGCCGAGCGTTATCCGGATGGGGTGCGCGATCTTGCCGACGGCGGCACGTGGAATCTCATCGCCGGCCAGCCGACGGACGATTCGCAGATGGCCATGATGCTCATCCGCAGCCTCCTGCGCCGCGGCACGTTCGACGCGGATGATGTGCTGCGCGGCTACGTCCACTGGTATTCGACGGGGCCGTTCGACATCGGCGCGACGTGCGCGCAGGCGCTCGGCGGCGCCGGGCTCAACGAGGACTCTCAGGCCAATGGCGCGTTGATGCGCGTTTCGCCGTTGGGTGTTTTCGGCGCTCGCGAGGATGTCGGCGTTCGCGTCGCCGCGGATTTCGCCCGCGAGGATGCCGCGCTGACCCACCCCAATCCAGTTTGCGTCGATGCGAACGCGGTGTTCGTCACCGGCCTGGTCACGGCGATTCGCGGCGGCACGCCGAAGGAGGTCGTCGATGCGATGGAGGCGGCGACCTCCGAGCAGTCGGTCGCGCAGGCGATTGCGGCGGGGCGGACGGGTGATGTCTCCGACTTTGAGGAGCACATGGGCTGGGTGTTGCTGGCGCTTGCCATCGCGGTGCGTCAGCTCCTGCTTTTCGACGACCCCGCCGACGCCCTTGTCGACGCGATAGGCATGGGCGGCGACACCGACACGAACGGCGCGATCGCGGGGGCGTTGCTCGGCGCGGTGCATGGGGCGGAGGCGTGGCCGGAGCGGTGGGTCGCTGGCGTGCTCGAGTGTGAGCCAGCAGAGGGCCGCACGGGCGTGGCCAATCCGTTGGGCCCCGAGTTCTGGGCGACGGACCTGCTTGCCCAGGCCGACGAGCTGGCGGGATTGGCGTAG
- a CDS encoding MFS transporter: MQQNRGRPAATHPAKTPIPHEIWVLVSAAFIIALGFGLIAPVLPQYARSFDVSVFAASFVVSSFSIFRLIFAPTSGRLVDKVGYRRTYLTGLSIVAISTLLVAVAWDYWSLLAFRAMGGIGSTMFTVSAMGLIVRMAPPNIRGKCSSAYGSAFLLGNVFGPLLGAAMAAWGMRTPFFIYGFALVVATLIVAVRLNPEALRQKVPKRTTPVMRFRDAWRDSAYRAALVSGFANGWSNFGVRVAIVPLYAAATFEHGAAVAGLALTAFAVGNVIALQFSGSLSDRIGRRPLLFTGLAVNGLFTGLVGFMHGDVTLLAVSAAAGFGAGMINPVQQAVLADVIGSDRQGGKVLASFQMAMDFGAISGPLVVGLIVDLAGYRAGFIACGVITAIAFIAWLGGRETLASVPTKVKPAGE; this comes from the coding sequence ATGCAACAAAATCGTGGCCGCCCCGCTGCCACGCACCCGGCGAAAACGCCGATCCCTCATGAGATCTGGGTGCTGGTCAGCGCGGCATTCATCATCGCGCTCGGCTTCGGCCTCATCGCGCCCGTGCTGCCCCAGTACGCCCGCAGCTTCGACGTCTCCGTCTTCGCGGCGAGTTTCGTGGTCAGCTCGTTCTCCATCTTCCGCCTTATCTTCGCGCCGACGTCCGGGCGGCTCGTGGACAAGGTCGGCTACCGTCGCACCTATCTCACCGGTCTGAGCATCGTCGCCATCTCCACCCTGCTCGTCGCCGTCGCCTGGGACTATTGGTCCCTGCTGGCGTTCCGTGCGATGGGCGGCATCGGCTCGACCATGTTCACCGTCTCCGCCATGGGCCTGATCGTGCGCATGGCGCCGCCGAACATCCGGGGCAAATGCTCCTCCGCGTACGGCTCCGCGTTCCTGCTGGGCAACGTGTTCGGCCCGCTGCTCGGCGCCGCCATGGCCGCGTGGGGCATGCGGACGCCGTTCTTCATCTACGGATTCGCCCTGGTCGTGGCCACGCTGATCGTCGCCGTGCGCCTCAACCCCGAGGCGCTGCGGCAGAAGGTGCCCAAGCGCACCACGCCCGTCATGCGCTTCCGCGACGCCTGGCGCGACTCCGCCTACCGCGCCGCGCTGGTGTCCGGCTTCGCCAACGGCTGGTCCAACTTCGGCGTGCGCGTGGCCATCGTGCCGCTGTACGCCGCCGCCACCTTCGAGCACGGCGCCGCCGTCGCCGGCCTGGCGCTGACCGCGTTCGCCGTGGGCAACGTCATCGCGCTGCAGTTTTCCGGGTCGCTGTCCGACCGCATCGGTCGGCGCCCGCTGCTGTTCACCGGCCTGGCCGTGAATGGCCTGTTCACCGGGTTGGTCGGCTTCATGCACGGCGACGTCACCCTCCTCGCCGTGTCCGCCGCCGCCGGTTTCGGCGCCGGCATGATCAATCCGGTGCAACAGGCCGTGCTTGCCGACGTCATCGGGTCCGACCGGCAGGGCGGCAAGGTCCTGGCGAGTTTCCAGATGGCCATGGATTTCGGCGCGATTTCCGGCCCGCTGGTCGTGGGCCTGATCGTCGACCTCGCGGGGTACCGGGCGGGGTTCATCGCGTGCGGAGTGATCACCGCGATCGCGTTCATCGCGTGGCTCGGCGGGCGCGAGACGCTGGCGAGCGTGCCGACGAAGGTGAAGCCCGCGGGGGAGTAG